Proteins encoded together in one Bacteroidales bacterium window:
- a CDS encoding response regulator, whose translation MDSVLYIDDDLVNLKVFYESLKEYFDIIVLSSTSEAEEVLENTPVKVIVSDQFMPDETGIDFIKRINSSYPDIKKIILTAYASQDNALEAINDACVYKYLTKPWKRDAVKEWLDMAIKEYDYETEKKQLLSELKTKNEQLLDAYRNLEISEKKFRTIFAQSSDSSFILDTNKNIIEVNKAFLKLINYEGNVSDIRKINEIARQNYSVIIEKAVEVVHDKNSNLSDITVTLHSDQSKTLEIRSNEINYNNDIYILAVIHDISERRQFEKKIIETIITTQEEDRSRYAQELHDGLGPLLSTLKMHIQWIANPDNTINKDKIIQHAIHSIDSAINSTKEIANNLSPHVLQRFGLVNAVKSHTDHLKGTSSVVYEISSNLRECLDINLELILYRIILECINNSLKHAIPKKIVVRFIKQIQLLTIEIIDDGKGFDVNRIFLKSKGMGLFNIKNRIRHIGGELTINSEENKGTHISINIPLT comes from the coding sequence ATGGATTCTGTCCTATATATTGATGATGACCTTGTAAACCTGAAAGTGTTTTATGAATCGTTAAAAGAATACTTTGATATTATTGTTCTGTCATCCACGTCAGAAGCAGAAGAGGTACTTGAAAACACACCTGTAAAGGTCATTGTTTCCGATCAGTTCATGCCTGATGAAACCGGTATTGATTTTATTAAAAGAATTAACTCCTCATACCCTGATATCAAGAAAATCATTCTTACGGCTTATGCCAGCCAGGATAATGCGCTTGAAGCCATAAATGACGCCTGTGTTTATAAATACCTGACTAAACCATGGAAACGGGATGCTGTGAAAGAATGGCTGGATATGGCCATTAAGGAATACGATTATGAAACGGAAAAGAAACAGTTATTGTCTGAACTAAAAACGAAAAATGAACAGTTGCTTGATGCCTATAGAAATCTGGAAATAAGCGAAAAGAAGTTCAGGACAATTTTTGCTCAAAGCAGCGACAGTAGTTTTATACTGGATACAAATAAGAATATTATTGAAGTAAATAAAGCATTTCTCAAACTGATAAATTATGAAGGTAATGTATCAGACATCCGGAAAATAAATGAAATTGCCCGTCAGAATTATTCTGTTATTATCGAAAAAGCGGTTGAAGTTGTCCATGATAAAAACAGTAATCTATCCGATATTACAGTCACTTTGCATTCGGATCAGAGCAAAACGCTTGAAATTCGCAGTAATGAAATCAACTATAACAATGACATCTATATTCTTGCTGTAATCCATGATATCAGTGAAAGAAGGCAATTTGAAAAAAAAATTATCGAAACAATAATTACCACACAGGAAGAAGACCGCAGCCGGTATGCCCAGGAATTGCACGACGGATTGGGACCATTATTGTCGACTTTAAAAATGCACATACAATGGATTGCAAACCCGGATAACACAATTAATAAGGATAAAATCATACAGCATGCCATTCATTCCATCGACAGTGCAATAAATAGCACGAAGGAAATTGCTAATAATTTAAGTCCTCATGTTTTACAGCGATTCGGCCTCGTTAATGCGGTGAAAAGCCACACAGACCATCTGAAAGGAACATCATCTGTAGTTTACGAAATATCCTCTAACCTTCGGGAATGTCTTGACATCAACCTGGAACTGATCCTTTACCGGATAATCCTGGAGTGTATAAATAATTCACTCAAACATGCAATACCAAAAAAAATTGTTGTTAGATTTATAAAACAAATTCAGTTGTTAACCATTGAAATCATTGATGATGGAAAAGGTTTTGACGTAAATCGCATATTCCTGAAATCAAAAGGAATGGGTTTATTTAATATCAAAAACAGGATAAGACATATCGGTGGTGAACTAACCATAAATTCGGAAGAAAATAAAGGAACTCATATCTCAATCAACATCCCATTAACTTAA
- a CDS encoding response regulator transcription factor produces MIKVFIVDDHDIFRDGIKLLLSSDKTAEIVGEARNGQEFLDQISSVSTDVVLMDISMPIMDGIEATRKVRQIYPDMKILALSMYGEEKYYYQMIQSGVKGFILKSAGISELLKGINEVASGHCFFSAELVEKVIASLSAPVTHTSENSDGLTKREIEVLARIALGETNEKIAEKLHVSTTTVRTHRANLLNKTGCGNTASLVMYAIKHKYIEI; encoded by the coding sequence ATGATAAAAGTATTCATTGTCGATGACCATGACATTTTTAGGGATGGAATAAAGCTTCTTCTCTCAAGCGACAAAACGGCAGAAATAGTTGGTGAAGCGCGTAATGGACAGGAGTTTCTTGATCAAATCAGTTCAGTAAGCACCGATGTTGTACTTATGGATATTTCAATGCCCATAATGGATGGCATCGAAGCCACAAGGAAAGTACGCCAGATATACCCGGATATGAAAATCCTTGCCCTTTCGATGTACGGGGAAGAAAAATACTATTACCAGATGATTCAGAGCGGTGTAAAAGGTTTTATACTCAAATCAGCCGGGATTAGTGAACTGCTCAAGGGCATTAATGAAGTTGCATCCGGTCACTGTTTCTTTTCCGCAGAACTTGTTGAAAAAGTCATTGCCAGTTTATCGGCTCCCGTCACACATACTTCTGAAAATTCAGACGGACTCACCAAAAGAGAAATCGAAGTCCTCGCACGAATCGCTTTAGGCGAAACAAATGAAAAAATTGCAGAAAAACTGCATGTCAGCACTACCACTGTAAGAACTCACAGGGCTAACCTTTTGAATAAAACAGGTTGTGGAAATACCGCCAGCCTGGTAATGTATGCCATAAAGCACAAGTATATCGAAATCTGA
- a CDS encoding cation:proton antiporter translates to MKHLKTILIYVLFIGFFTLLIFIFLKGGKKLESQDAVKSVQTGWNFFDSFLSNLAHPLSVLLLQIASIILVARLLSWICKKLDQPAVIGEIAAGIVLGPSLLGLYFPGIFNTLFPESSFSNLQFLSQIGLILFMFVIGMELDLKVLKNQANEAVVVSHVSIIFPFTLGIGLAYFLYNTFAPIGVPFLSFGLFLGISMSITAFPVLARIVQEKGIHKTPVGTIAITCAAVDDITAWSLLAMVIAIVKAGSFLSSLTTIAMAIVYVVFILKLVKPFLKRIGDLHASRDNLSKPIVAIFFLVLIGSAYLTEIIGIHALFGAFMAGVIMPDNQKFKQILIDKIEDVALVLLLPLFFVYTGLRTQIGLLNDFRLWIMCGLIVSVAVIGKFGGSTIAARIMGQRWKESLTIGALMNTRGLVELVALNIGYDLGVLNAEMFTMLVIMALITTVMTAPSLALIEKIARKKPTEISQGGEKKEETYRILISFGNPEMGRVLLQLIYRLFGSYKKQNITALHLFTGSLFTRFKLDEYEKDSFGPIINESKKLNLPVQSIFKVSESINDDIVEEAEKSYDILMIGMGQSIYEGSLLGRFFGFFLRLKSLRWNARDHFLLDERTNDIITRLKIPVGILVNKGLIDIKTVLLIKTGYQDDPVSEYFQRFVDINLIIKIVDFTFAEQRNRLPASDLNVISPEGWKEYGDIIGHLSPASVLILHASLKK, encoded by the coding sequence ATGAAGCATCTGAAGACTATTCTTATTTATGTTTTATTCATTGGTTTTTTTACTTTATTAATTTTTATTTTCTTAAAAGGCGGGAAAAAACTCGAATCTCAGGATGCAGTAAAGTCGGTTCAAACCGGCTGGAATTTCTTCGATTCGTTCCTGTCTAACCTGGCTCATCCGCTTTCTGTTCTGTTGCTTCAGATAGCTTCTATTATATTGGTTGCCCGGTTGCTGAGCTGGATTTGTAAAAAACTTGATCAACCTGCGGTAATAGGTGAAATTGCTGCCGGCATAGTACTTGGCCCTTCTTTATTGGGTTTATATTTCCCCGGAATTTTTAATACACTTTTTCCTGAATCATCGTTTAGTAACCTTCAATTTCTTAGTCAGATAGGACTTATTCTTTTCATGTTCGTAATTGGAATGGAGCTGGACTTGAAAGTCCTTAAGAACCAGGCCAATGAGGCCGTAGTAGTGAGTCATGTAAGCATAATTTTTCCTTTTACTCTGGGCATCGGCCTTGCGTATTTTCTCTACAACACTTTTGCGCCAATCGGAGTACCGTTTTTATCTTTCGGTTTATTCCTTGGTATTTCAATGAGTATTACTGCCTTTCCTGTATTAGCCCGAATTGTCCAGGAAAAGGGTATTCATAAAACTCCTGTGGGTACAATTGCCATCACTTGCGCTGCTGTTGATGATATTACGGCATGGTCTTTACTGGCCATGGTTATTGCCATTGTAAAGGCCGGTTCATTTCTGAGTTCTCTCACTACAATTGCAATGGCCATAGTGTATGTGGTTTTCATACTCAAACTTGTAAAACCTTTTCTTAAACGAATCGGTGATCTGCATGCATCAAGGGATAACCTGAGCAAACCTATAGTAGCCATCTTTTTCCTTGTTCTCATCGGATCGGCATACCTGACTGAAATTATCGGGATTCACGCCTTGTTTGGTGCCTTTATGGCCGGTGTAATTATGCCTGACAATCAGAAGTTCAAGCAGATATTGATTGATAAAATTGAGGATGTCGCACTTGTGCTGCTGTTGCCCCTGTTTTTTGTGTACACGGGTCTCCGCACTCAAATAGGGCTACTCAACGACTTCCGGTTATGGATAATGTGCGGTCTCATTGTTTCTGTCGCTGTGATTGGAAAATTTGGCGGAAGTACAATTGCTGCCCGGATTATGGGACAACGATGGAAAGAAAGCCTTACTATCGGTGCACTTATGAATACACGCGGTCTGGTTGAACTGGTGGCACTCAATATCGGATATGACCTGGGTGTTTTGAATGCCGAAATGTTCACCATGCTGGTTATCATGGCTTTGATCACAACAGTAATGACAGCTCCTTCACTTGCTCTTATCGAAAAAATAGCCAGGAAGAAACCTACGGAAATATCTCAGGGTGGAGAGAAAAAAGAGGAAACATACCGCATCCTGATCTCATTTGGCAATCCTGAAATGGGCCGCGTACTTCTACAATTGATTTACAGGCTTTTCGGCAGTTACAAGAAACAGAATATTACTGCATTGCATCTTTTTACAGGCAGCCTTTTCACCCGATTTAAACTTGATGAATATGAAAAGGACAGTTTTGGTCCCATCATAAATGAATCCAAAAAACTGAACTTACCTGTTCAATCAATCTTTAAAGTATCTGAATCAATCAATGATGATATCGTTGAAGAAGCTGAAAAATCGTATGATATTCTCATGATCGGTATGGGCCAATCGATATACGAAGGTTCACTTCTCGGCAGATTCTTCGGATTTTTTCTGAGATTAAAAAGCTTAAGATGGAATGCCCGCGATCATTTTCTTCTGGATGAAAGAACTAATGATATTATAACCAGGCTCAAAATACCCGTCGGAATCCTTGTAAACAAAGGGCTAATCGATATTAAAACCGTTTTACTGATCAAAACAGGTTACCAGGATGACCCTGTTTCAGAATATTTCCAACGATTCGTTGACATCAACCTTATTATTAAAATTGTTGATTTCACTTTTGCAGAACAACGTAACCGTCTCCCGGCTTCTGACCTGAATGTTATCAGTCCGGAAGGATGGAAAGAATACGGAGACATCATTGGTCATTTATCGCCTGCATCAGTTCTGATATTACATGCCAGCCTGAAGAAATAA
- a CDS encoding chemotaxis protein CheA has protein sequence MDADLNKFRDDFIDEVNGLLDQLEKDLLDLENSPSDRELIESAFRVMHTIKGASNMFGFQVIGDFSHKMESLYQKVKEGKLIFNKTIFDITFESVDHLRKLLNNKEYYDGWDDKHKNLLSSINSMANDESQQHGEIPNAVPEKSSEACCNWHILLCTSEAIMLQGVKLVNIFRELSTLGKCEISKIDCMSTSDSDTWSIFLQTMATEKDIREVFLFVEEDCTIVNLNQSGPPRLKIADGHPDGSDLSIEEFIESSLKTQKQASTPDPEIQSGKSATRTKKRISVDASKLDQLMFLVSELITVNSQINLTAKENKFNILGPHLEKLDNLSKQFRNNALEIRLVPLGDTVLRFQRLIRDLSKQLNKQINFVTHGTNTELDKNTIDQLTEPLMHLIRNCIDHGIEYPDVRLSKGKSSQGTITLSAYNSGNYVYITLSDDGCGIDVEKVRNKAVDLGHLKPGDKPGKKELFDFIFMPGFSTAQNLTEVSGRGVGMDVVKNKIADLRGEVFIDSEEGKGTTFTLKLQQSMSIIDSLLFEVGETYFTVPISEIAICTQTESSELSRQKHTSTLAHNDHLIPFVDLRYLFNISGDYCKNLKTIIIQNTEREIALICDRIIGEHQAVLKPLGRTLRKQEYITAASQMGDGQIAFMIDTSALFKTHKI, from the coding sequence ATGGACGCAGATCTAAATAAATTCAGGGATGATTTTATTGATGAAGTAAACGGGTTACTGGATCAGCTTGAAAAAGATCTTCTGGACCTTGAAAATAGCCCTTCTGACAGGGAACTTATTGAGTCAGCCTTCAGGGTTATGCACACTATCAAGGGCGCAAGCAATATGTTCGGATTTCAGGTTATTGGTGATTTTTCCCATAAAATGGAAAGCCTTTATCAGAAGGTGAAAGAGGGAAAGCTGATTTTTAACAAAACCATTTTCGACATTACATTCGAATCGGTTGATCATCTCCGGAAACTGCTTAATAATAAGGAATATTATGACGGTTGGGATGATAAACATAAAAACCTGCTTTCGTCAATTAACAGTATGGCAAATGATGAAAGTCAACAACATGGTGAAATCCCAAATGCCGTACCTGAAAAGTCCTCAGAGGCATGCTGCAACTGGCATATTCTTTTATGCACATCTGAAGCCATCATGTTGCAGGGAGTTAAACTTGTCAATATTTTTCGTGAACTGAGTACACTGGGTAAGTGCGAAATCTCCAAGATCGATTGCATGAGCACCTCTGATTCAGATACCTGGAGCATATTTCTGCAGACAATGGCGACCGAAAAGGATATACGGGAAGTTTTTCTTTTTGTCGAGGAAGACTGTACCATTGTTAACCTGAATCAGAGCGGACCTCCAAGATTAAAAATTGCAGATGGCCATCCTGACGGAAGCGATTTGTCAATAGAAGAATTTATTGAGAGCAGCCTGAAAACTCAAAAGCAGGCAAGTACACCGGATCCGGAAATACAATCGGGAAAATCAGCCACAAGAACCAAGAAGCGTATTTCAGTGGATGCATCTAAACTTGACCAGCTCATGTTTCTTGTAAGTGAACTAATTACGGTTAATTCGCAGATTAATCTGACTGCAAAGGAGAATAAATTTAATATCCTGGGGCCTCACCTTGAAAAACTGGATAATCTGTCAAAACAGTTCAGAAACAATGCACTTGAAATAAGACTGGTGCCTCTGGGTGATACCGTTTTAAGATTTCAACGGCTCATACGGGATCTTTCAAAACAACTCAATAAGCAGATCAATTTTGTCACACACGGAACGAATACAGAACTTGATAAAAATACAATTGATCAGCTTACTGAACCGCTGATGCATCTGATCAGGAATTGTATCGATCATGGAATTGAATATCCTGATGTCAGACTGTCCAAAGGCAAATCAAGCCAGGGTACGATCACTTTGTCCGCCTATAATTCAGGAAATTATGTATATATCACCCTCTCCGATGACGGATGCGGCATTGATGTTGAAAAAGTCAGAAATAAAGCTGTTGACCTGGGCCATCTTAAACCAGGCGACAAACCGGGCAAAAAGGAACTGTTTGATTTCATTTTTATGCCTGGCTTTTCCACCGCACAGAATCTCACTGAAGTTTCGGGCCGGGGTGTAGGTATGGATGTGGTGAAAAATAAAATAGCGGATTTGCGGGGAGAAGTATTCATTGATTCTGAGGAAGGCAAAGGAACCACCTTTACACTGAAATTGCAGCAATCTATGTCAATTATCGATTCGCTGCTGTTTGAGGTTGGTGAAACGTATTTCACTGTTCCTATTTCTGAAATTGCAATTTGCACACAGACCGAGTCTTCTGAACTCAGCAGGCAAAAACACACCTCTACCCTAGCGCATAATGATCATTTGATTCCTTTTGTTGATCTGAGATACCTGTTCAACATTTCAGGAGACTATTGTAAAAATCTGAAAACAATAATCATTCAAAATACAGAAAGGGAGATCGCTCTAATCTGCGACCGAATCATCGGTGAACACCAGGCTGTTTTAAAACCGCTTGGCAGAACGCTCAGGAAGCAGGAATACATAACTGCTGCCAGCCAGATGGGCGACGGACAGATTGCCTTTATGATTGATACAAGCGCACTTTTCAAAACTCATAAAATTTAA
- a CDS encoding PAS domain S-box protein, translating to MKKNNNSFHTEIDLFTSLSYMVANTDSIFFSIDRDYRYTGFNKKHVAIMQKLYAKEPQIGYLLSQIMSPADWFTAKSNIDRALSGECFSVESFSGEKNLDRRYFRISHSPVLSKSGEISGVIVIAQDLTKQHDSETALRESEERYRIITENTVDTITVLDLNLNLIYISPSVFNLRGYTVEEALKQTVDEIFTPSSLVQIRKLYKEQIDLEAEPGADPKRTSELILEENCKDGSTIWVEIVFSFIRDLSLKATGILTVTRDITARRKSEQRIRQLAAIVESSDDAIFSKTLDGIITSWNKGAEEIYGYREDEIIGKSIEILMPAEIKEEIPNLLSRIKKGEHIDHYTTVRTRKDGQRIDVSLTISPMYDLNGTIMGASTIASDISSRVRAEEILRESEIKYRTLVEKITAGVIVHRGDTSIEISNSMADELLGLSHEQMLDKTIHDLSWDFIRENGTVMPPAEYPVCQVISSGKALRNAVAGINRQKNNDVVWVLVNADPVFNRQNKIIQVIVTFIDISARKEAEKAVKQAHDELEIKVGQRTAELSLANHQLAALNKIGQVITAPLHLKDVLDSITFNTARLLGTDTGVILLLDEKGEYLTIKGAYGLSDNVVNGTRDRVGESIAGRVVQSGEPIIANDLMHDERFSNPTAGDEGLLACASVPLIIDGRIIGTLDIHSKTNPDAFGPQHLHLMKMLASQAAIAIEKARLFEELNHAREELELKVSQRTAELFSMNEKLQDGISELKRTEQALWESSQMLKLVLNNMPAFVFWKDRNSVYLGCNYLFAENAGLSSTEICGKTDFDLPWKLTEAESYRSDDQFVMKTGVPKLNYEETQLTADGRNTWVRTSKIPLKSPEGEIIGVLGTFEDITEKRRVEHELQQSNELLTQMNRSLRMLSNSNQVLIHTSDENILLSSICRNIVETGGYIHTWVGLTEPGNNNKIHSVIHIGEQIKSESIQIEKETDVNPFQRSMRTKTPVIINDTLNDKEFGSFFTHGKDYGYRSLISLPLINLDEVLGVLVIYSADVDAFNDKEYKILAELSDDLAFGISSSRSRAKKKLAEDSLRLLSKALESAANSIVITDNEARIIWANQAFSYLTGYALDEAIGKSPRELVYSGMQNREYYQKMWKTIQEGQVWYGEIINRRKDGSLYNEFLTITPVRDEKDHISHFIAVKQDITDQKKSADELFLAKEKAEESNRLKSAFLATMNHELRTPLNHIIGFSDLIRSGTMVENVPDYAEIIHRSSLNLLEIIESIFELAVAEQSDIKLRLQTIKCLDLFISNKSILNEILEISGKREQIELIFNADKDLLLQTITTDTNKINQVLVNLFKNAVKFTHSGKIEFGLLTEKEGWLTFYVEDTGIGIPENKHKIIFEFFRQADDTHTREYGGVGIGLAISLKIAEVMNGSLSVESIPGEGSRFNFRIPAMISAVGFSTDQDHDNIIHTPGFHGMKIILAEDDPMSMELVKNYLSGTFVTIIEAKNGKEVIENLDDHVNLILMDLNMPVMDGYMATKAIKLSRPDLPVLALTAYALSSDKTKAHEAGCDSIISKPVDKRILFEEMKKYLAG from the coding sequence ATGAAAAAGAACAATAATTCATTTCATACTGAAATTGATCTGTTTACTTCGCTTTCATATATGGTTGCCAACACCGATTCCATTTTCTTTTCAATTGACAGGGATTACAGGTATACCGGTTTCAATAAGAAACATGTCGCTATAATGCAAAAGTTATACGCGAAAGAGCCACAGATTGGTTATCTCCTTTCACAAATCATGTCGCCTGCTGATTGGTTTACTGCAAAATCTAACATCGACAGGGCATTAAGCGGTGAATGTTTCTCAGTTGAATCGTTTTCAGGCGAAAAAAATCTTGATCGGCGGTATTTCAGGATATCTCACAGTCCGGTTTTATCAAAATCCGGTGAAATATCTGGTGTTATTGTCATTGCCCAGGATCTGACAAAACAACATGATTCGGAAACGGCCCTGCGAGAGAGCGAAGAACGCTACAGGATTATAACAGAAAACACTGTAGATACAATCACAGTTCTTGATCTGAATCTGAATCTTATTTATATCAGTCCGTCTGTTTTCAATCTCCGTGGTTATACAGTTGAAGAGGCGCTAAAACAAACTGTTGATGAAATCTTTACTCCTTCTTCACTGGTTCAGATCAGGAAGCTGTATAAGGAACAGATAGATCTTGAAGCGGAACCAGGGGCTGATCCGAAACGCACATCTGAGTTAATTCTTGAAGAGAACTGTAAAGACGGATCAACAATCTGGGTCGAAATCGTTTTTTCATTTATTCGTGATCTTTCATTGAAAGCTACGGGTATACTTACTGTTACAAGAGATATAACCGCCAGGAGGAAATCGGAACAAAGGATAAGGCAACTGGCTGCCATAGTGGAATCATCAGATGATGCCATATTCAGTAAAACCCTGGACGGTATTATAACCAGTTGGAACAAAGGTGCTGAGGAAATATATGGATACAGGGAAGACGAGATTATAGGCAAATCAATCGAAATCCTTATGCCGGCTGAGATAAAAGAGGAAATTCCTAACCTGTTATCCAGGATAAAAAAGGGCGAACATATTGATCATTATACAACCGTGAGAACCAGGAAAGACGGGCAAAGAATTGACGTTTCACTCACTATTTCACCGATGTATGATTTGAACGGCACCATTATGGGAGCATCAACCATTGCCAGCGATATTTCAAGCAGGGTCAGAGCGGAAGAAATACTCAGAGAAAGCGAGATAAAATACAGGACACTTGTTGAGAAAATTACAGCTGGCGTTATAGTCCACAGGGGAGATACATCGATTGAAATATCGAATTCAATGGCCGATGAACTACTTGGACTCTCTCACGAGCAGATGCTTGATAAAACCATCCATGACTTAAGCTGGGATTTCATCAGGGAAAACGGAACCGTAATGCCTCCGGCTGAATACCCGGTTTGCCAGGTAATTTCATCGGGAAAAGCTCTCAGAAATGCGGTGGCAGGTATCAATCGGCAAAAGAATAACGATGTGGTATGGGTCCTTGTAAATGCCGATCCTGTATTTAACAGGCAGAATAAAATAATCCAGGTTATCGTCACATTCATCGATATTTCTGCAAGAAAAGAAGCTGAAAAGGCCGTTAAACAGGCACATGATGAACTTGAGATAAAAGTAGGACAACGGACTGCCGAACTAAGCCTGGCCAATCATCAGCTTGCCGCACTCAATAAAATTGGCCAGGTTATAACGGCACCTCTGCATTTGAAGGATGTGTTGGATTCCATCACTTTCAATACGGCACGTTTGCTTGGTACGGATACTGGAGTCATACTTCTGCTGGATGAAAAGGGAGAATATCTCACCATTAAAGGAGCTTACGGACTGAGTGATAACGTGGTTAACGGAACAAGGGACAGGGTCGGTGAAAGCATTGCCGGTCGCGTAGTTCAATCCGGTGAACCAATAATCGCAAATGATCTTATGCATGATGAACGGTTCAGTAATCCGACCGCAGGGGATGAGGGACTTCTTGCATGCGCCAGTGTACCCTTGATTATTGACGGCAGAATTATCGGCACACTGGATATTCATAGTAAAACGAATCCGGACGCGTTTGGCCCCCAACATCTACATCTTATGAAAATGCTGGCCAGCCAGGCGGCAATTGCTATTGAGAAGGCCCGGCTGTTTGAAGAACTGAATCATGCCCGTGAAGAACTGGAATTAAAAGTATCGCAGCGCACTGCCGAATTGTTCTCAATGAATGAAAAACTTCAGGACGGGATCAGCGAATTGAAACGCACTGAACAGGCTTTATGGGAATCTTCGCAAATGCTGAAGCTTGTGCTGAATAATATGCCTGCTTTTGTTTTCTGGAAGGACAGAAACAGTGTGTACCTCGGATGCAATTATTTATTTGCCGAAAATGCCGGTTTGTCTTCCACTGAAATCTGCGGCAAAACGGATTTTGATCTGCCCTGGAAATTAACAGAAGCAGAAAGTTATCGTTCGGATGACCAGTTTGTAATGAAAACCGGCGTCCCTAAACTTAATTATGAAGAAACCCAGCTTACTGCTGATGGACGTAACACCTGGGTGAGAACCAGTAAAATACCTTTAAAAAGTCCTGAAGGTGAAATCATCGGTGTACTTGGAACGTTTGAAGATATTACCGAGAAAAGAAGGGTTGAACATGAATTACAGCAATCGAATGAGCTTCTGACCCAAATGAACCGGTCATTAAGGATGCTGAGCAACTCCAACCAGGTATTGATCCATACTTCTGACGAAAATATTCTTTTATCTTCGATTTGCAGGAATATAGTTGAAACCGGTGGTTATATCCATACATGGGTAGGCCTGACTGAACCCGGCAATAATAATAAAATTCATTCTGTCATTCATATCGGGGAACAGATCAAATCCGAATCAATACAAATCGAAAAAGAAACGGATGTTAACCCGTTTCAAAGATCAATGCGTACTAAAACTCCTGTAATAATAAATGATACTCTGAATGACAAGGAATTCGGATCGTTTTTCACCCATGGAAAGGACTATGGTTACAGGTCATTGATTAGCCTGCCATTGATTAACCTGGATGAGGTTTTAGGCGTACTTGTAATATATTCTGCTGATGTGGATGCCTTTAATGATAAGGAGTATAAAATTCTTGCTGAATTGTCGGATGATCTTGCTTTTGGTATTTCGTCATCACGCTCAAGGGCCAAAAAGAAGCTGGCCGAAGATAGCCTGCGATTGCTCAGTAAAGCACTTGAAAGTGCGGCTAATTCCATTGTAATTACTGATAATGAAGCCAGGATAATCTGGGCTAACCAGGCTTTTTCCTACCTGACGGGTTATGCGCTTGATGAGGCCATAGGCAAAAGCCCAAGGGAACTGGTTTATTCAGGTATGCAAAATAGGGAGTACTATCAGAAAATGTGGAAAACCATACAAGAGGGTCAGGTGTGGTATGGAGAAATTATTAACCGTCGGAAGGACGGCTCCCTTTATAATGAGTTTCTTACCATTACACCAGTAAGGGATGAAAAAGATCATATAAGTCATTTTATTGCCGTAAAACAGGATATTACAGATCAGAAAAAATCGGCTGACGAATTGTTTCTTGCAAAGGAAAAGGCTGAGGAAAGTAACCGGTTAAAATCTGCTTTCCTGGCTACCATGAACCATGAATTGCGCACTCCGCTGAATCATATCATTGGTTTCAGCGATCTCATCAGGTCAGGAACAATGGTTGAAAATGTTCCGGATTACGCTGAAATAATCCACAGAAGCAGCCTGAACCTTCTTGAAATCATTGAAAGTATTTTTGAGCTTGCCGTAGCTGAACAATCAGATATCAAACTCAGGCTGCAAACAATTAAATGCCTGGATCTCTTTATCAGTAACAAATCCATACTGAATGAAATCCTTGAAATATCCGGAAAAAGAGAGCAGATAGAATTGATCTTTAATGCAGACAAAGATCTTTTGCTTCAAACCATAACCACTGATACGAATAAGATAAACCAGGTACTGGTTAATCTTTTTAAAAATGCCGTAAAGTTTACGCATTCCGGTAAAATAGAATTCGGATTGCTGACCGAAAAAGAAGGATGGTTGACTTTTTATGTTGAAGATACGGGTATTGGCATACCCGAAAACAAACATAAAATTATTTTTGAGTTTTTCAGGCAGGCGGATGATACCCACACACGGGAATATGGAGGTGTCGGAATTGGTTTGGCTATTTCACTCAAAATAGCTGAAGTTATGAATGGATCACTCAGTGTTGAATCGATACCGGGTGAGGGAAGCCGGTTTAATTTCAGGATTCCTGCAATGATCTCAGCTGTAGGATTTTCAACGGATCAGGATCATGATAATATCATCCATACACCTGGTTTTCACGGAATGAAAATCATCCTTGCTGAGGATGATCCTATGAGCATGGAACTTGTAAAAAATTATCTTTCCGGTACTTTTGTGACAATTATTGAAGCAAAAAACGGCAAGGAAGTAATTGAAAATCTGGATGACCATGTTAACCTGATTCTCATGGATCTTAATATGCCTGTGATGGATGGATATATGGCCACAAAAGCAATTAAATTGTCAAGGCCTGATTTACCGGTTCTTGCATTAACTGCCTATGCATTATCATCAGATAAGACTAAAGCGCATGAAGCAGGATGCGACAGCATCATTTCAAAACCGGTGGACAAAAGAATACTTTTTGAAGAGATGAAAAAATACCTGGCCGGTTAA